DNA sequence from the Methanolobus psychrophilus R15 genome:
TCCAGGCGCCTCATACTACCTTGGTATTTTAAACTGTTTTCTATATAACTTCCAATACTATAAAAATGTATTCTATATATTCTATATTTTTTGTAAGCTCTTTAGCTGATTACAACATTCAAGTTAAATTGCTTTCCATGATCACTGCTTGCTCTCTAGAAGCAGAACACATTAATGATTAATTTACTAGATAAATCCATTTTACTTATTAATTTAGTAAGGCTCTATGTTAAGTTAGAATTATAAATTATTACATGTGGACTTTGGGAGTAGCACATTAGGGTTACTAACAGAAATTATCCCTGGTTTTTGGGAATATTGCAGAATGGATATTATGGGGGCATCCTGGACGTGGTGGTAAAGGATGCTTCATAATACACTATATCAAAATGAAGATGTGTAAAATGTTTTACAGCCTTGGCAAATTAATATAATTGCTTATATCTCTACAATGATTTAATTCTATACATGCAAAAAGCAGCATCTACTTAGGACTATATACTATATTTTAGTAGTCATACGCGGATTCCTTTACATAATATTTTTACACAATAATTATCATATATTTTTGTGTGTATTGTGCAAAAACCAGTATCATACTATGACTATTAAAACTATTTAAGTGGACTCGGCGGGATTTGAACCCGCGGCCTTTACGTTGCGAACGTAACGATCTACCCCTGATCTACAAGCCCAAAAATGATAACTGTAGGAAAAAGAAAAAAGAAAAAAACTTATACTGGTCTGCCTACTTCTGTGACCGTTACGCTCTCGACGCCTTCGACAGCTGCAAGAGCCTCTTCGACCTTCTCGGTGCCGCCTTCAAGGTCGCCTACAAGAACCACCATCATTATGGCCTTCAGGCCAAAAGCAATGGGGTCTTCCCTGGAAGTGCCAAATTCTGCACCTTCAGGCAGAGCTGCGACCAGCTTATCCTTAAGCGCTTTAAGGTCGGTGTCCACGGATACCGGCATGATCCTGATAGTTGCTGCTACATCTCCCATCGAATTCACCTCACGGGCCTACAAAGCCGCATTTCGGGCATGTGTACGGATTGCTCTGCTGTCTGCAGCTTTTACATCTTCCAAGCTCCTTGCCGCATACAGGGCAAGGGAAGCGTGCAAATCCAACCTCTACGAGCCTTTTATTGCATGCAGTACAATTCTCAACTTTGTTTACCATTTAAACTCTCCTTTAAGCGTGATATCTGATCAATATAATACTGAAAAATTCAGCATGTCGATGATTTCAGTACATAAGCGGTATGTAATTTAAATATTCCCCTTGATGTAAGTCCCCACGATATCTTTTCCAACAACAGCATCAATAACTCTTTCCGGGTGCTTCCCATTGACTATCAGGCAATCCATACGGTTCTCCTTAAGGAACAAAGGCAGCGCCGCATCCAGGCAAGTGGCTCCCATTTTAAGAACCTCGTCTGCTGTCAGGAACTGCTGCACAACATCCTCTGCATATATTCCGTCCACATCTGTCACCTTCACAAATGACGGAGCACCAAACTGTTTAGCTATCCATGCAGCTATGGTGTCAGCGGTCACATCCCACGAATGTGGCAATTCATCCTTATCCTTAAGTGTCCTGTAAGGGAGCAGCATGGTAACTCCGAAGGGAATGTGCTCCAGTGAATCTGCAGTGTTTATACCTGTCTTATCCTGGATATAATATGCATATTGTTCCATTGCAAGGATGGCCATCCAATGGGCTGCATCATCCTTTATATTGTACTTTTCACAGACCGAGCGGACAGTATTTGCAAAAAGACCACCTCCTGGTATTATGAGGATGGAGATGCACTCTTTGTCCCCGCATGACCCAAAGCGTGTCAGTAATGCCTTTATGACCGGCAGTGAGTCCTCCATAAGGCTTCCCCCAAGCTTCACGACAACTCTCATAATGCCTCCTTATCCTATGTCTTTATCGTTTCGGGCTGAAACGTCTTCCTCGAACATCCTGGCAGCCGCATATGCAGGGAACACCTTTGATATCTCTTCTCCCCAGCGCTGTGCAACTGAGATCCATTCAAATCCAAGCTTTTTTGCAGCTGCACGTATAAGGAACTCTCCAAGACCTGCTGATACTATCGTAGAAAGCTCATTCCTCTCTGCAACCTGTGCTATTGCCTCGCTCAGCAATATCACTTGCTTCTCCCGGACTTGTTCTGCTATACGGTATATCTCATCGGGTGAGATCTCTGTGAGGTCGGCGCAAACAACCCTTGCAATTCTTCTCATTGCATCGGTCTTGCTTTTCCCGGCGCCGTCTGCGGTTTCACAAGTGTATAGCTCCTCTGATATGTCCCCAAGTAAAAAATAAACGTCTGCAGTGGTTGCGAAAAGCTCGGAGGATACTCGGCATTTTCCCGATGCCAGGTCCAGACTGTCTAGCAGATATGCCAGGTTCGTCCTCAGCACGCCTGCGTAGACCAGCTCACTGCGGATAAGCCTTGAAAAATCCGTGAGTCCAGCCATATGTTTTCCGGATTTTATGGGGATGATGTCGCTGGTGGTGCTTCCCATGTCCACGAAGATGCAATCTCCTATCTCTGAACCAATAAGATCGGCTGAAGCAGCCCAGTTGGCAGCGGCCAGTTTGCGCAGGTCTCCTAAACCGTCATAGAAATGCCCGTTACTATCGATATAGCGGATCTCGCAGTTGAATGCCTGCTCAACGGATTCCATTATGAATTTTATGCCGGCCATCTTGTCCTCGAAGCAGTCAGCAAGTTCTCCTGTCATAACGACACTCACCCTGTCAGGGCTGTGTTTCTCAGCTATCTCTTCCAGGGCTTCCGGAAGTCGTGTATCCTTCCACAGGGGTACATAGTGCAGTTCTATTATCTCACCATCAGCAGAAGCGATCTTAGTGTTCGCACCGCCAATATCTATCCCGATTGTTTTCATAGAATGTCCTCAAAGTCATCTTTAGTGAACGAGAATTCTCCTTCAGTGCTGACTGCATCAGGCAGTTCACCTGAGATATTCTTCAGCAGGAGCTCTCCTATCTCTGTCTTGAGTGTCCTGGCCAGCCCGTAAATGGCAGTTGTCGGCCGGGGGTTCACATCAATTACGTATGGTTCTTTGCCATATACGATATCTACTCCGATATAACCATTGCATCCCAGGACTTTTGCTGTTCTGGCAGCAATACTGAATAATTCCTGCTCGCACTCGGTCCTGAACGGAACGACATTGCCTTTGTAGATTACCGGCGAGCCTGCTTTAGTGCAGTTCATCTCAATATGCTGTTTATTTACGCTTAGCGGAAGGAACCTTTTGCCGCAGATCATGCTCACACTCAGGTGCTCGCCTTCAATGTATTCTGTAGCAATGAAACCTTCTTCCGCGTTGCTGGAAAATGCTATACTTACTCCCTCGGATGCACAGCCGAACCTAGGCTTGATGATGCATGTGCCTTCAAGTCCGCTCTCAATTATCCGGGGTACATTGATTGAATGGGACTGTAGTATGCGGGTGCATTCAAGCTTATCTGCGCATGCACTTACTGACTTCGCGGAGCATCCGAGGTTTATCGTATTCCTCTCAATTCCCGTTGAAAGCTCTCCCAGCAGCTCGTCAGGACCTATCACAAGTCCTGCATCGGCATATGATGCCTCTCTTGCGAGCACTTCCGCAAAGTCTTTTGCATTGGAACTGACAGCTCTGCCATGCTGGAGTACGGGTCCTGAAGAAAGGTATGTGACTTCATGCCCCAACCTTGAGAAACTGTCTACCAGTGTCCTAAGCATGGCCCCCCCTTCCTTAAGGAGGGTTCCGTCAAGCCCTGTCCCTACCGCGTATTCTGCCAGCAGTATCTTCATGTTGAATGCAAGTGCATTATTTGATATATCATTTGCTATTGTTTATTGTAGTTGGCACAATTGTTTAAAAATAA
Encoded proteins:
- a CDS encoding translation elongation factor 1B (aEF-1B), with amino-acid sequence MGDVAATIRIMPVSVDTDLKALKDKLVAALPEGAEFGTSREDPIAFGLKAIMMVVLVGDLEGGTEKVEEALAAVEGVESVTVTEVGRPV
- a CDS encoding aspartate/glutamate/uridylate kinase, with the protein product MRVVVKLGGSLMEDSLPVIKALLTRFGSCGDKECISILIIPGGGLFANTVRSVCEKYNIKDDAAHWMAILAMEQYAYYIQDKTGINTADSLEHIPFGVTMLLPYRTLKDKDELPHSWDVTADTIAAWIAKQFGAPSFVKVTDVDGIYAEDVVQQFLTADEVLKMGATCLDAALPLFLKENRMDCLIVNGKHPERVIDAVVGKDIVGTYIKGNI